The genomic DNA NNNNNNNNNNNNNNNNNNNNNNNNNNNNNNNNNNNNNNNNNNNNNNNNNNNNNNNNNNNNNNNNNNNNNNNNNNNNNNNNNNNNNNNNNNNNNNNNNNNNNNNNNNNNNNNNNNNNNNNNNNNNNNNNNNNNNNNNNNNNNNNNNNNNNNNNNNNNNNNNNNNNNNNNNNNNNNNNNNNNNNNNNNNNNNNNNNNNNNNNNNNNNNNNNNNNNNNNNNNNNNNNNNNNNNNNNNNNNNNNNNNNNNNNNNNNNNNNNNNNNNNNNNNNNNNNNNNNNNNNNNNNNNNNNNNNNNNNNNNNNNNNNNNNNNNNNNNNNNNNNNNNNNNNNNNNNNNNNNNNNNNNNNNNNNNNNNNNNNNNNNNNNNNNNNNNNNNNNNNNNNNNNNNNNNNNNNNNNNNNNNNNNNNNNNNNNNNNNNNNNNNNNNNNNNNNNNNNNNNNNNNNNNNNNNNNNNNNNNNNNNNNNNNNNNNNNNNNNNNNNNNNNNNNNNNNNNNNNNNNNNNNNNNNNNNNNNNNNNNNNNNNNNNNNNNNNNNNNNNNNNNNNNNNNNNNNNNNNNNNNNNNNNNNNNNNNNNNNNNNNNNNNNNNNNNNNNNNNNNNNNNNNNNNNNNNNNNNNNNNNNNNNNNNNNNNNNNNNNNNNNNNNNNNNNNNNNNNNNNNNNNNNNNNNNNNNNNNNNNNNNNNNNNNNNNNNNNNNNNNNNNNNNNNNNNNNNNNNNNNNNNNNNNNNNNNNNNNNNNNNNNNNNNNNNNNNNNNNNNNNNNNNNNNNNNNNNNNNNNNNNNNNNNNNNNNNNNNNNNNNNNNNNNNNNNNNNNNNNNNNNNNNNNNNNNNNNNNNNNNNNNNNNNNNNNNNNNNNNNNNNNNNNNNNNNNNNNNNNNNNNNNNNNNNNNNNNNNNNNNNNNNNNNNNNNNNNNNNNNNNNNNNNNNNNNNNNNNNNNNNNNNNNNNNNNNNNNNNNNNNNNNNNNNNNNNNNNNNNNNNNNNNNNNNNNNNNNNNNNNNNNNNNNNNNNNNNNNNNNNNNNNNNNNNNNNNNNNNNNNNNNNNNNNNNNNNNNNNNNNNNNNNNNNNNNNNNNNNNNNNNNNNNNNNNNNNNNNNNNNNNNNNNNNNNNNNNNNNNNNNNNNNNNNNNNNNNNNNNNNNNNNNNNNNNNNNNNNNNNNNNNNNNNNNNNNNNNNNNNNNNNNNNNNNNNNNNNNNNNNNNNNNNNNNNNNNNNNNNNNNNNNNNNNNNNNNNNNNNNNNNNNNNNNNNNNNNNNNNNNNNNNNNNNNNNNNNNNNNNNNNNNNNNNNNNNNNNNNNNNNNNNNNNNNNNNNNNNNNNNNNNNNNNNNNNNNNNNNNNNNNNNNNNNNNNNNNNNNNNNNNNNNNNNNNNNNNNNNNNNNNNNNNNNNNNNNNNNNNNNNNNNNNNNNNNNNNNNNNNNNNNNNNNNNNNNNNNNNNNNNNNNNNNNNNNNNNNNNNNNNNNNNNNNNNNNNNNNNNNNNNNNNNNNNNNNNNNNNNNNNNNNNNNNNNNNNNNNNNNNNNNNNNNNNNNNNNNNNNNNNNNNNNNNNNNNNNNNNNNNNNNNNNNNNNNNNNNNNNNNNNNNNNNNNNNNNNNNNNNNNNNNNNNNNNNNNNNNNNNNNNNNNNNNNNNNNNNNNNNNNNNNNNNNNNNNNNNNNNNNNNNNNNNNNNNNNNNNNNNNNNNNNNNNNNNNNNNNNNNNNNNNNNNNNNNNNNNNNNNNNNNNNNNNNNNNNNNNNNNNNNNNNNNNNNNNNNNNNNNNNNNNNNNNNNNNNNNNNNNNNNNNNNNNNNNNNNNNNNNNNNNNNNNNNNNNNNNNNNNNNNNNNNNNNNNNNNNNNNNNNNNNNNNNNNNNNNNNNNNNNNNNNNNNNNNNNNNNNNNNNNNNNNNNNNNNNNNNNNNNNNNNNNNNNNNNNNNNNNNNNNNNNNNNNNNNNNNNNNNNNNNNNNNNNNNNNNNNNNNNNNNNNNNNNNNNNNNNNNNNNNNNNNNNNNNNNNNNNNNNNNNNNNNNNNNNNNNNNNNNNNNNNNNNNNNNNNNNNNNNNNNNNNNNNNNNNNNNNNNNNNNNNNNNNNNNNNNNNNNNNNNNNNNNNNNNNNNNNNNNNNNNNNNNNNNNNNNNNNNNNNNNNNNNNNNNNNNNNNNNNNNNNNNNNNNNNNNNNNNNNNNNNNNNNNNNNNNNNNNNNNNNNNNNNNNNNNNNNNNNNNNNNNNNNNNNNNNNNNNNNNNNNNNNNNNNNNNNNNNNNNNNNNNNNNNNNNNNNNNNNNNNNNNNNNNNNNNNNNNNNNNNNNNNNNNNNNNNNNNNNNNNNNNNNNNNNNNNNNNNNNNNNNNNNNNNNNNNNNNNNNNNNNNNNNNNNNNNNNNNNNNNNNNNNNNNNNNNNNNNNNNNNNNNNNNNNNNNNNNNNNNNNNNNNNNNNNNNNNNNNNNNNNNNNNNNNNNNNNNNNNNNNNNNNNNNNNNNNNNNNNNNNNNNNNNNNNNNNNNNNNNNNNNNNNNNNNNNNNNNNNNNNNNNNNNNNNNNNNNNNNNNNNNNNNNNNNNNNNNNNNNNNNNNNNNNNNNNNNNNNNNNNNNNNNNNNNNNNNNNNNNNNNNNNNNNNNNNNNNNNNNNNNNNNNNNNNNNNNNNNNNNNNNNNNNNNNNNNNNNNNNNNNNNNNNNNNNNNNNNNNNNNNNNNNNNNNNNNNNNNNNNNNNNNNNNNNNNNNNNNNNNNNNNNNNNNNNNNNNNNNNNNNNNNNNNNNNNNNNNNNNNNNNNNNNNNNNNNNNNNNNNNNNNNNNNNNNNNNNNNNNNNNNNNNNNNNNNNNNNNNNNNNNNNNNNNNNNNNNNNNNNNNNNNNNNNNNNNNNNNNNNNNNNNNNNNNNNNNNNNNNNNNNNNNNNNNNNNNNNNNNNNNNNNNNNNNNNNNNNNNNNNNNNNNNNNNNNNNNNNNNNNNNNNNNNNNNNNNNNNNNNNNNNNNNNNNNNNNNNNNNNNNNNNNNNNNNNNNNNNNNNNNNNNNNNNNNNNNNNNNNNNNNNNNNNNNNNNNNNNNNNNNNNNNNNNNNNNNNNNNNNNNNNNNNNNNNNNNNNNNNNNNNNNNNNNNNNNNNNNNNNNNNNNNNNNNNNNNNNNNNNNNNNNNNNNNNNNNNNNNNNNNNNNNNNNNNNNNNNNNNNNNNNNNNNNNNNNNNNNNNNNNNNNNNNNNNNNNNNNNNNNNNNNNNNNNNNNNNNNNNNNNNNNNNNNNNNNNNNNNNNNNNNNNNNNNNNNNNNNNNNNNNNNNNNNNNNNNNNNNNNNNNNNNNNNNNNNNNNNNNNNNNNNNNNNNNNNNNNNNNNNNNNNNNNNNNNNNNNNNNNNNNNNNNNNNNNNNNNNNNNNNNNNNNNNNNNNNNNNNNNNNNNNNNNNNNNNNNNNNNNNNNNNNNNNNNNNNNNNNNNNNNNNNNNNNNNNNNNNNNNNNNNNNNNNNNNNNNNNNNNNNNNNNNNNNNNNNNNNNNNNNNNNNNNNNNNNNNNNNNNNNNNNNNNNNNNNNNNNNNNNNNNNNNNNNNNNNNNNNNNNNNNNNNNNNNNNNNNNNNNNNNNNNNNNNNNNNNNNNNNNNNNNNNNNNNNNNNNNNNNNNNNNNNNNNNNNNNNNNNNNNNNNNNNNNNNNNNNNNNNNNNNNNNNNNNNNNNNNNNNNNNNNNNNNNNNNNNNNNNNNNNNNNNNNNNNNNNNNNNNNNNNNNNNNNNNNNNNNNNNNNNNNNNNNNNNNNNNNNNNNNNNNNNNNNNNNNNNNNNNNNNNNNNNNNNNNNNNNNNNNNNNNNNNNNNNNNNNNNNNNNNNNNNNNNNNNNNNNNNNNNNNNNNNNNNNNNNNNNNNNNNNNNNNNNNNNNNNNNNNNNNNNNNNNNNNNNNNNNNNNNNNNNNNNNNNNNNNNNNNNNNNNNNNNNNNNNNNNNNNNNNNNNNNNNNNNNNNNNNNNNNNNNNNNNNNNNNNNNNNNNNNNNNNNNNNNNNNNNNNNNNNNNNNNNNNNNNNNNNNNNNNNNNNNNNNNNNNNNNNNNNNNNNNNNNNNNNNNNNNNNNNNNNNNNNNNNNNNNNNNNNNNNNNNNNNNNNNNNNNNNNNNNNNNNNNNNNNNNNNNNNNNNNNNNNNNNNNNNNNNNNNNNNNNNNNNNNNNNNNNNNNNNNNNNNNNNNNNNNNNNNNNNNNNNNNNNNNNNNNNNNNNNNNNNNNNNNNNNNNNNNNNNNNNNNNNNNNNNNNNNNNNNNNNNNNNNNNNNNNNNNNNNNNNNNNNNNNNNNNNNNNNNNNNNNNNNNNNNNNNNNNNNNNNNNNNNNNNNNNNNNNNNNNNNNNNNNNNNNNNNNNNNNNNNNNNNNNNNNNNNNNNNNNNNNNNNNNNNNNNNNNNNNNNNNNNNNNNNNNNNNNNNNNNNNNNNNNNNNNNNNNNNNNNNNNNNNNNNNNNNNNNNNNNNNNNNNNNNNNNNNNNNNNNNNNNNNNNNNNNNNNNNNNNNNNNNNNNNNNNNNNNNNNNNNNNNNNNNNNNNNNNNNNNNNNNNNNNNNNNNNNNNNNNNNNNNNNNNNNNNNNNNNNNNNNNNNNNNNNNNNNNNNNNNNNNNNNNNNNNNNNNNNNNNNNNNNNNNNNNNNNNNGCATAAGTAGTTGACACATATtccaagagaccattcaagatgaagtgccCTGTTAACACTCCTCGTCATAGAACAAAACAGAGCACACAGAAGCCAAAGTGGCAGCTATGGAATCTTACCCCACTCAACAGTCTCTGGATATGTGCCTCTACCCTGCCCTAGAAGGACCCTTTCTGTACATAAAAGAATATTCCCTTCTCCATATCCCTGTATGCTTCCTTAGTAATGGACCAGAAGAATTATTGTGGCAAATTATTGCCAGTAATGTTGATATTAGTGCGATGGGGAGACATCCTCTGGGAACTGGACAAAGATACCCAGTGCATTTCATACAGACCACCATAAAGAAATCAGTAAAAAACCTAACAATTATTTATccagagtggaacagcttcaaatgGAGTGATTGTGGGAGCCTCACATCAGAATACCCTTAACTCTGATGACATGGATGGGAAACTGGATGCTTTCTGTATGCAAGCCCTTGTCAGTTATGATCTCTCTCTCTACTCCTTTCAACAGTGTGATGTCTAAAGTCACTGACAAATCAGGTCCCAGAATCCTAATTATTGAAAGAAGCCAGCAAGAGTGGTAGAATGGTGTCAGAGGGCACAGCATTAATGTAGATAACATTGCCCCAACAGTTTACATAAAAGCTAAATTTGTGTTGTTCCTTATGAGACTCACAGCTCCAAGTCTGGAGACTCCTTGCAAGTTCTCAGATGTGAAATGCCATAAAATCAATTGACAGcaatatttgtattatttgttCATCTGGCCTGGTAAGAAAGCCCACACGCTAGACCTCTGCTCTGTATTGTAAGAATATATGCAAAATACACTGACTTGGTCCACCAAATCCTGGGTAACATTCTCCTTCCTTCAGCATTAAACTCTCCCATTAACCGACTGTAATTTGTCTCCATTAACCAATGGCAAAATTTCCCCCATAAGTCAACTAGAACATTCTCATCCTTCAGCCACCCATAGACTCCTCTGCTCTCCGCTAGCCAGACAAATCTGTCCTTCACCATCCGTAGACTCGTCTGCTCTCTACTAATGATGAGATTATCTTCCATTCACCCACCAAAACTTTCTTCAGCAGAACCAGCCATAGACCTCTTTGCCCTTCACCACACAGAGTCTTCTGCACTTGACAACAATCAcagaccttccctcctccttattCCCTATTCACAATCCATACAATTTGCCTTAACCAAACTAGACTTCTTCCCTTTTCACTGACCAGGAGATCATTCCCCGTTCATTGACTTTAATATTCTCCCTCTTCAACCAATGAAACTTCCATAAATTTTCCCATCAACCCAGCCAAGCCCTCAAGGAAAGCTAGCTAGAACAGATAAGCCAGCAGCCCATCCTGAAGGTTAACAGACTTGGTTTGCAGCTTCAGAAGACAATTCCACTGTCAGTGAAGCACCATTGGTTTGTTCAAGTGCCTCAGCAGATTACTGTTGCCCTGGTGTCTACCTTAGGATGAAAGGAGGGACACTGTACCTTGATGTTTTCCAATGAGGCCATAACAACAAAGCTTGAAAGCAGAGCTGGCCAAAGCATGGGCTTTCCGCTTTGTGGGAAATGTTGCTATTTCAAAATTTCCCTCTAACTGAAAACTCGGGGGAGGGAATGTTTTAGAAACACCAATACATGGTGCTTCAGAAACGAAATTTTCTCCACAGGAACCTGGCATCTGCTGAGTGAAATggacattcttgtcagtttcatggctgCTAATAGGAGCAGAATGTGAGTTTCACTCAACAGCTGATTCCAGTTTCCCAGGTCAGCTGGTTGCCCATATTATGTGACTCAGTGGCAATTTTGGGAAGCCAGCTGGCCTGGAAGTCTGGAAGCGCTCGTGTTCCTGGGCCAGGGCCGTCTGCATGCTGAGATTGCCCTAGAGACATGACCCCTGGGAGCCCATACCAAGGTCTTCAAACTTCTTGCTCCTTAGCAGCTCAGCTTGGCAGGCAGGCAATCCATTGCCAATCTGACCTTTCTTCCCTGGAAGTTCATCAAACCTGAGATGTTTCTGTGAATCATTTTGGGTTCTATGAATCAGAATTTTTGGACAAAACTCTGTTTCAATCAGAAGTTTTCCATCCAACTCTACTTGTGAGCTGTGAGCTACCCTGTGATTTATCTCTTCCAGAAGCTGGAGTGAGCTCCTACTCTGTATCACTGGAAAAACGGAATGAATACAGCTAAATCTTTTTGTATGAATAATAACTTTGCTTTTTCAGGGAATGTGATTCAGCTGAGTTGATGGCCCCTGTGTGAACATTCCAGCCATGCAGACAGGAACGTTTATGGAAACAGTGACATTTAGGCAAATGGGATGGGGTTTTGGTCAGTGCACGCAATGGCACTTGCATGGAAGCTAGGGAAGAAACTGGTCTTCCAACTGCACACCATGTTGGTCAACAGCTTGGTGATGAACATGCTGGTGAGCAGGATTTCCAGGAGGAAAGGTTGATGATGAAGAGTCATAATGGACTGGTAAGTCTAGAGAAGAAGGTCCAGTGATTCTAACTTTgagataaaaaaatattttatgttaATAATTCAAACTCAAGAAGAAGAGAGTAATTCCAATGCACCAATTGTAAGGCTTTATTTGAttgggaaaggagagaaatggaGACAGTATCAGGGTCTGACACCAGTTTGGTGTTAGCCTTGAGCCCTATCCATATCCTTAACCCATATCCAACAGAGAATTAAGCATGAGTTTCCTTTAAATCTTCCCTTTAAACCTACAATTAAAGTAAAGAATGAGCTGAAGTGGCTGTGGAATCAGCACCTTTGTAAAAAGTATTCAAAGGGAGTGAGTTTGAAATTTATAATCATGAGTgtttggagcagatcctcagaTGATGAAAAGTCTCCGagatctattgacttcaatggagctgtgacaatttaaaccagctgagggcTGCCTCCTTGATGTTTAAGGATCCTGAGTGTGATATTTCCATTTGTTCAGAGAAATGAAAGAGAGCATGTTAAAAATGTTTCCTATCAAAACAGCTCAAAGTTCAAACACCAAGTATTTTAGAATGAACTTTTTTGTAAATGACAGATAGAGTAAGATATAGCCATAAAAATCTCTGTTAAATAATGTTTAATAAGGAGTATTTATAAGAAAATCATGATCTGGACATAGACAATCATTAACAGGAAAAGAAGCACAATAATTTGCACAATAATCTCCCTAGATTATTCAttatctagctagctagctaacaTAATTCACAATTGAATAGAAATCGATCATTATGATTAATGAGGTTGTCATTGTGGGGAGCAAACCTTCATGTCGCTCAGAAAATCCCATTAAAGAGATGACATATGAGCACTTCCAAGAGAGGGCAAACATTGGAAATCCTGTCTAACCAAACACTCACCACCTCCTCAGGCTTTCTCACCTCCAAAGAAGCAAACCAAACCAACAAACAagttaagcaaaaaaaaaaaaagtaaaaatctgacaaacaagtaaacaaaaaacacaaagaacAATTGCATTGATACTTCAATCAAAGAttatccccccccaaaaaagaagaGCTTGAGACCTCACTAGGGACTTTGCTATGGGTACTGATTTTATGGGCATGGTGCTCAGACAGTATGGTGGTGGATAGCAGTACATGAAGAtagattctgatcttatttacaTTGGTATAAACCTATAATAACTCCTTTTTTCTTGAGTCATGTTTGTCAGGATTTTTCCTAGTGTAAATACCAGTTCTGCATAAACAGATTGAACAGTGTTTTCTCAGGGAGgcaataatgtcatcatatgattATATAAAGAAACATAGAATGAAATTGTTACTGATGGAGAAATACGGACATTTTATTCTTAGAGAATAACCTCCAACCTATCAGTTTACACAGTGCACCTTTGAGCTCTTTGtttctcatgctgtagatgattgGATTCATCATTGGTGGCAACACAgaatagagaacagccaccatGAGATCCAAATCTGAGGttgagctggaggtgggtttcaaGTAGGCAAAGGTCGCAGTGCAAATAAACAAggagaccacaatgaggtgagggaggcaggtggagaaggctttatgccggccctgctcagaggggattctcaaCACTGTGGTGAAGATCTGAAAATATGACACAATTATGAAAACAAAGCAGCTTGAGGCTAAGCACACACTAAAGATGAGAAACCCAACTTCACTGAGGTCTGAACCAGAGCAGGCGAATTTGAGGAGCTGGGGGacttcacagaagaactgatccaccatATTGCCTCCACAGAAGGATATTGCAAAAGTGTTTCCAGTGTGGACTGCAGAATTGAGAATAAcactgatccaggcactggctgccatttggacacaagctcttcTATTCATCACtgtctcatagtgcagtggttggcagatggcgacaTATCGGTCGTACGCCATGATGGTCAGTATGGCATAATCTGCTGAAGCAAAGAAGAAGACAAGAAAGACTTGGGCGACACATCCAGAATAAGAAATCAATCTTGTGTTCATGAGGGagttggccatggatttggggatggtgacagagacGGAGCCGAGGTCTAggatggacagattcatcaggaagaagtacatgggggtgtgaagttgGTGGTTGAGGGCTAtggctgtgatgatgagaagGTTCTCCAGCAGGGATGCCACGTAAAGCattagaaacaccacaaagtgtaaaatctgcagttctggaacatcagagaatcccaggagaaggaattcGGTCATggtggtttggttggacattttcttcctcagtacaCTGTGTGATGGCTGTAGGGGGAATGCGAAGGACAATGATCAGAGTTAGAGCGACAATGGGAATGGCCCTGATTCCCTTTTATGTAATATCTCATTATATTAATGTCAAAGGTGCACAGCACTCATCACTTGCAATGATGAAGTATTGTTAGTGTTCCTCACCTCTGACAATCAATCAGTCGCGTTATCACATTATTGTAAATTGGGTCGGCtcatttaaagtcaatggagcttcgTTACTTTACCCCTTTTGAGGATTTAGCTCAAGATGTGGCCCGTAAAATGCTTTATGATAGATGAAACAAAGTACAATTCAAACCCAACAATGCTTCCAAAGAAGGTCCCTCTGCTGCAGCCATCACCAAGCTCACAGGCTGGCCATAAAGTGAATAAACTAAAATGCCAACACAGCCTGATTCTCATGTAGACTCACCCAGCATCATAAGTAGCAGCTCATCTGTGATTTTTCTACCCCAAGCTCTATGCCTAGATGGCCTGCTGCCTGCTTCCAAACTGATTTATGACACCAACTCCCAGCTGCACTTCAGCCTGCGTGTAACAATGGACTAGCAGCATCCCTCTGTCACCACTATGTTGTATTATTTACTCTGCATTGTGCTGTGCAGGGGTTGTCAGGACACTCGGGCTCTACTCTTGTCTCTACcagtgacctgctgtgtgaccttaggccaatcatttcccctctttttgcctctgtttcccctcccttcctccctttctCTGCTCTGTCTACTAGGACAACTATCCCTTTGGAAGAGATATCCCATAGATGCAGTAGAATAAATGGTTTGAAATTAAAGTCTTATCAGGCAATATTAATGTTCTCCAATTTATTTGAAGTTTAAGGCAGGTTGGAAATTTTCATCTGTGTTCTTTTTAATAGAAAGCGGGTTTTCAGCTAAATAACAACAAATCTCAGAATCTGTCTGCTTTTCTCCAAATATTTTGCAATTGGTTAGTAAAGAAATTGAAAATTCAAAATcgaaacatttttggttttgtgaTAAAAATAATCCAGTTTTCAGCAAAAAGTTTTCATttgccaaaaactgaaaaaaaatgaatttgatgTTTTCAgttaaaagtcaaaattttccagaagGATGGAAAAATTCCAATCAGTGGTAGGTATTTGATTAAATTGAAAGTAAAAGTCTTAACAAGTTTGTATTGTAATTCATATTTATCATCTTCATTTTCCCCTGTATGTTGATTCCCCAACATATTTAATTGAAATAGAAAACTTACTGTGCTGaactttgtggattttttttcccaacgTATGATCCATTCAGCCATCCAGCACCAGGATTCTTTGGTCAATATCTACCAGAATCTAGAAGCTAAAGACACAGGCATCTGAGAATCCTTTCCCTCTTCATTTTGAGACTGCTCAGCCAGAACTTGACTCAGACCTGTTGGCTTTGCAGATGAGCTGTGTGTAGCTGGCGTTGATCATCACTGACATTAAAGGACCCATGCTGCGGAAAGGTGATTTATTCATTTCTATTTCCTAAGGGCTAGTGAGACTCACTCCCTGGAGCCCTGCACAGCTCAGCAGTACAGGCCCACAGGCAAGTGCATAGATGAGTAGGTGATAAAGCCAAAAGAGCCATTCTGATCCTCTAGTCTGCACCTAACATAGCACAGGTCTATGATCTCCCCCGGCATTCCCTGATTCCAGCCCAGCTTCTGTGTTATCTATGGCCAGGATCACAAAGATGAAGAGAGGCACCTACAGGGATTTATCAATGCTTCTAAATGAGTTAGGTGGCCAAGTCCCATGGTCATTCAGTGGGAGTGACGAGCTTAACCTGCTTAGATG from Gopherus flavomarginatus isolate rGopFla2 chromosome 12, rGopFla2.mat.asm, whole genome shotgun sequence includes the following:
- the LOC127032602 gene encoding olfactory receptor 14A16-like encodes the protein MSNQTTMTEFLLLGFSDVPELQILHFVVFLMLYVASLLENLLIITAIALNHQLHTPMYFFLMNLSILDLGSVSVTIPKSMANSLMNTRLISYSGCVAQVFLVFFFASADYAILTIMAYDRYVAICQPLHYETVMNRRACVQMAASAWISVILNSAVHTGNTFAISFCGGNMVDQFFCEVPQLLKFACSGSDLSEVGFLIFSVCLASSCFVFIIVSYFQIFTTVLRIPSEQGRHKAFSTCLPHLIVVSLFICTATFAYLKPTSSSTSDLDLMVAVLYSVLPPMMNPIIYSMRNKELKGALCKLIGWRLFSKNKMSVFLHQ